One Terriglobales bacterium genomic window, GCCCGGTCCACTTCCAGCACGCCGTCGACACTCTGCACCTGGTCGATAATGCGTGCGCGCACGTTCGCGGGCGCGGCATCCAGCAGCGCATCAATGGTCTGCCGCGCCAGCCGCCAGCTTACATAGACAACCACGCAGGCGACGACCAGCGCGGCAATCGGGTCGGCGTCCGCCAGCCACGCAACTCCCAGCTTCCGTCCGGTCAAAACCAGCGCCAGCCCGAGGATCACAACCGCGCTCGACCAAACGTCGGTGGCGAAGTGAAGCGCGTCGGCCTGCAGCGCCTGGCTGTCCCACTTTTCGGCAATACGCTTCAACCGCCTCGACCGCCATGCGTCCACGCCGATGGAGACGAACATCACCAGGAACGCGGCCAGGCTGGGCTCGATTTCGACGTGATGAAAGAAGAGGCGCTTGATGGCCTCGTAGACAATCCACACACAGGTCAGCAGCAGCAGGCCGGTCTCGATGAAGGCGGAGAAGTTCTCCACCTTGCCGTGTCCGTACTGGTGCTCGGCGTCGGCGGGCTTGTCGGAGACCCGCACCGACATCAAGGTGATGATCGCCGCCATCAAATCCAGGCCCGAGTGCGCCGCTTCCGACAGAATGCCCAGCGAGCCGGTGCTGATGCCGACTATGGATTTCAGCACCGTGATCCCGATGGCGGCGTAGACGGAGTTCTGCGCGACTGTGCGTTTTTCCGCCCGCATCGCGTCCATCACCACCCCCGGAGCTTCGCCCATGGGGCGATTATCTCATTCGAGTTGCTTCCGTTCCGATTCTGAATTGCTCTCCGTGCTATGACGCTCAACTCAGGAATCACATCCCGTTCCTCTCGTGTTACGATTTATGTTTTGGAGCGAATGAATGTACCGATTGGCAATTGTGTTGCTGTTGTCCACGCTCGCTGTCGCGCAGGCCACTAAGCCCGCCGCTTCGGCCGCGCCTGCCACGCCTGCCGCAACCGGGCAGCCGGCCACCAAGCCCGCCTCTGAGATTCCGCCAACTGCGCCTGTAATTACCATTCTCGGGGTGTGTGACGGCAAAGTCCCGGCGTCGCCGCCTCCGGATTGCAAAACCGTGATCACCCGCGCCAGCTTTGAAAAACTGGTGGATGCTATCGATCCGAAGATGCCTCCGGGACGCCGCCAGCAATTGGCCGATACCTATGCCCGCGCGCTGGCCATGAGTGAGGCTGCCGAGCAGCGCGGGATCGCGAATGCTCCCGGGACGGAAGAGGTGCTGAAGTTCTCGCGCATGCAGACGCTCAGCCAGCTCTTTATCCGCGAACTGCAGAGGGAGGCCTCCAATGTTCCCCCCGCCGATACGGAAAAGTATTACAAGGAACACCAGCAGGACTACTTGCAAGGGACCTTCCTGCGCATTTTTATTCCCAAAACCCCGCCCGGAGGCGAGAAACCTCCGGATGAAAAAGCACTCGCGGCGGAAGCCGACAAGATCCACGCTGCCGCCGCTGCCGGCGGTGATTTCGAAAAGCTGCAGAAGCAGGCGTACGACGACCTCGGCTTGAAGACTCCCCCGCCTCCCACCGCCGCCGGCACGCAGCGCCGCGAGAGCATGCCGCCGTCACAGGCCAAGGTCTTCGATCTTCAGCCCGGAAAGGTTTCCGAGGTGATGGACGAACCTGGTGGCTTTTATATCTTCAAACTGGAAAACCGGAAGCAGCTCTCGCTGGAAGAGGTCAAACCGGAAATCAACCGCACCCTGGAGCAGGAACGTATTAAGGATGCGGTGGAGACGCTTACCAAGAATGTCAAGCCGGAGCTGAATCAGGAGTACTTCGGAAGCGGCGCTTCGCCGGCGCCCACAGGCATGCCTCCAGTTTCCAGGCCGCCCGCTCCAAAGCCCGCTGCACCTGCTTCGAAAACTCCGCCTCCGGCCGCCAAACCGCCCGGACAGTAGGAATCTCGAGGTTGGCTTCATCGGAGGTTGCGGACGGTTCAAGGACACCTCCGCAACCTCCGAAACGTTTGAAATCTTCTTCAGTGACTCGGAACTCGCCTC contains:
- a CDS encoding peptidylprolyl isomerase: MYRLAIVLLLSTLAVAQATKPAASAAPATPAATGQPATKPASEIPPTAPVITILGVCDGKVPASPPPDCKTVITRASFEKLVDAIDPKMPPGRRQQLADTYARALAMSEAAEQRGIANAPGTEEVLKFSRMQTLSQLFIRELQREASNVPPADTEKYYKEHQQDYLQGTFLRIFIPKTPPGGEKPPDEKALAAEADKIHAAAAAGGDFEKLQKQAYDDLGLKTPPPPTAAGTQRRESMPPSQAKVFDLQPGKVSEVMDEPGGFYIFKLENRKQLSLEEVKPEINRTLEQERIKDAVETLTKNVKPELNQEYFGSGASPAPTGMPPVSRPPAPKPAAPASKTPPPAAKPPGQ
- a CDS encoding cation-efflux pump, producing the protein MGEAPGVVMDAMRAEKRTVAQNSVYAAIGITVLKSIVGISTGSLGILSEAAHSGLDLMAAIITLMSVRVSDKPADAEHQYGHGKVENFSAFIETGLLLLTCVWIVYEAIKRLFFHHVEIEPSLAAFLVMFVSIGVDAWRSRRLKRIAEKWDSQALQADALHFATDVWSSAVVILGLALVLTGRKLGVAWLADADPIAALVVACVVVYVSWRLARQTIDALLDAAPANVRARIIDQVQSVDGVLEVDRARIRRAGNRYFADLEIGMHRNVTFLKSEQLGKRVTEAVHRVLPDADVVVHSVPRARGEENIFERIRAVAAHANLNVHDISVQDLAGRLHVEQHLELDERLSLKEAHDEVTVLEAEIRREVPEISSILTHIESEPATIEEGSEIARDKRLEQAVRQIARHISEVVDVHEIVVKKVREKLYLSCHCTLPDSLPLSRVHDIQTELEIRLKQEAPELFRVLIHPEPVTDNRR